CGCCACCGGCTTCACCTGCGGGTGTTGCGCCACTGCCTGAGCGGGAGCATTGAGCATGCATAGCGACATCAAGACTACAGTGAATGCAAATGGGGTTTCTTCATGACCGATTCCGGCGGTAAGGGAGGCGTTGGGGGCTCAGGGGAGTATCGGCCACTCGTCCCCTTTGCTGAGTAGCTCCACCTCACTCGCCGCTGTCCGCGCGCCGGTCAGCCCAATAGACTCAAGCGTGCCGCGCCCGCCTCGGGTTTGGCCCTCCTTCCCTTCCCCTCCCAATGCGAATTCGCTCCCTTCCGCTTGTAGCGGCCGGACTGGCGCTCGCGGCTTGTCAGCCCGCGAAGAAGCCGGCCACCACGCCGACGCCCGTGCCTACCAGAAATGCCGGCAATACGCCTGCGCCCGGTACGCCAACACCGGGTACGCCGACGCCGGGTACGCCCACGCCAGGAAATCCCAATCAGCCACCGGCCGGCATCCCGAATCTGGCCGGCTTGGCCGGAGGCGGCGGCGCCGATCCGAACCCGCGTCCCTACGCCACCGTCATCACGCCGCGCGCCAAGTCCAAGAAGGGCGTGTTTGACGTGCACCAGATCGGCTCGCGCCTCTATTTCGAAATCCCGGCCGATCAGCTCAACAAGGATTTCGTTATCACGTCGGTGCTCGCCGGTACGGCCGCCAGCATCGGCATCAATGGCACGCTCGGCACCGACAACGTCATCCGGTTCGAGCGGCGCGAAAATCGCGTCTTCGTCCGCAACATCAATTTCAACAACGTCGCCACCGACAGCGCGCTCTCGACCGGTCGCGCCATGTCGCTGATCGGCGTCTTTCCCATCATGACCGCGCTCAACGTCGAAGCGTACGGCAAGGACAGCGCATCGGTCGTCGAAGTAACGCGCATGTTCACCGGCGGCGTGACCGAGTTTGTTGCCAACGGCCGTCGCGCCACGGTCGACGCCACGCGCTCATACATCGACAAATTCGCCGCGTTCTCGCGCAACGTGAACGTCACGGCCGTTCAGACGTACACACCGCAGGGCGGCGCGGGCGGACTGCCGAACATTCCGGGACTGACGCTCGGCGGCGGACCCTCGGCGGTCACGGAAGCGTTCACCTTCTCCATCGTGCGTCTGCCGGACGTCCCCATGACGCCGCGGTTCATGGACGCGCGCGTGGGATTCTTCGGGGAAACGAAAACCGACTTTGGTTCGCCCCAGCAGCGGGTGCTACCGCGCCAGTATATCGCCCGGTGGCGGCTCGAGTGCTCCGACAAGAAGGTCGGCAATCTGTGCGTGCCCAAGAAGGCCATCACGTACTACGTCGATCCCGCCACGCCGAACTGGCTCAAGCCGTGGATCAAGGCCGGTATCGAAGAGTGGCAGGGCGCGTTTGAAGGGGCCGGTTTCAGCAAAGGCATCGTAGCCGGCGACGTGCCCAACGATCCGGACTTCTCCGGCGAAGACGCGTCGGTGGCCATGGTGCGCTGGTTGCCAAGCCCCGTGGCGAATGCCGTCGGTCCCAGCACCACCGACCCGCGCACCGGCGAGATCATCGATGCCGACGTGCAGATGTATCACAACATCATGGACCTCCAGCGTGACTGGTATTTCTCGCAGGTGGGTCATCTGGACAAGCGCGCGCAGACATTCCCGTTCCCCGATTCCCTGATGGGACGGCTGGTGCAGTTCGTGGCCGCGCATGAAGTGGGGCACACGCTCGGCTTCCCGCACAACATGAAGGGCAGTTCGATGTATCCGATCGACTCCATCCGCTCGCGGAGCTGGGTCGCGAAGATGGGTCACTCGCCGTCCATCATGGACTACGCGCGCTTCAATTACATCGCCCAGCCCGAAGACGGTATTCCCCTGTCCGACCTCATTCCCAAGGTTGGTCCGTACGACAAGTTCGCCGTCATGTGGGGCTACAAGCCCATCCCCGGCGCCACCACGCCGGAAGCGGAACGTGCCACGTTGGATTCGTGGGCGCGCATGCAGGACACGGTGCCGTGGTATCGCTTTGGTGGCGGGGCCGTTGACCCGGGTGAGCAGTCCGAGGCCATCGGTGACGCCGATGCCGTGAAGGCCACGCGACTCGGCTTCAGGAATCTTCGGCGCATCGTCGATCTGGTCGTTCCCGCATCCACCATCGACAAGACCGCCGACTACTCCCTGCTGCGCTCCACGTATGGCGCGGTACTTGGGCAGTGGGCCACCGAGGCCAACCACGTCACCCGCATTGTTGGCGGATCCAACAAGCAGGAAAAGGCGGCCAGTCAGAGTGGTCCCGTGTGGACCGTGGTGCCGCGTGCGCGACAGAAGGAAGCCGTGCAGTTCCTGATTGACGAAGTGTTTGCCACACCAACGGCGATGATCAAGCCGGAGATCCTGAGCAAGCTCGAGTCCGATGGCAATATCAATCGGGTGAGCGGCGCCCAGGGTCGTGTGCTGAGTGCGCTCGTCAGCAATGCGAAACTCCAGCGCATGGTGGAATTCGAAGCCATGGCCGCCAACAAGAGCTCTGTGTACTCACTCGGCGAGATGCTCACCGACCTGCGTCGCGGGCTCTGGAAGGAGATCTACACCGGCGCCCCGATTGACGCCTATCGTCGCCGTCTGCAGGCCACGTATGTGGAGGCCATGGCCAGCAAGATCAAACCGCCCGCCGCCAACGCGCAGGATGCGTTGCTGGCGCAGCTGCTGGGTGGCGGCGGCCCGGCTGGTACTCGCGACTTCCGTCCCTTGCTCAAGGACGAAATGCGCACCCTCGATCGCGAGCTGGCCACCGCCATCGGCAAGACCGGCGATCGCGCCTCACGCGCGCACCTAAGTGACGTGCGCGATCAGATCAAGGCCATGCTGGACGTAAAGGACTGACGCAGCACGGTGTGGCAGTGAACACCCGGGAGGCCAACGCATCGGCCTCCCGGTTTTTTGCCCTCGCAAAACCGCATCAACACTGCGGAACGCGAAATGCAATCAGCGTCAAGGCCATGGCGCCGCTGCGTGCACCCAGTCGATTCTGCGCCACGTACAGCGTGTCGTTCGTCAGCGCGAAAACGGGACGCGTGTCTGTCGCCACGGGCACGAGATGATCGATGCAGGACGACCGCCCATCCGGCGCGATGGTGGACAGGTATGCCCGGACTTCCATCGAACCCTTTTCCATGATGAAGTCCAGATGCAGCAGCGCGGTGCGATTACCGGACAGCGCTCCCAACAGTACCAGCAACGAGGCCGGCGCCGCCTCCCTTGTCGCCACGCGCGTGCTGTCCAGTCGCGTATCAAGATCTGGTGGCACACCGCGACGGAACCGCGACAACGGTGTGGCTGAATCAAGCACGACACCCGCCGTATCGAGATGGTACACCACGTTTGCGCCGGTGAAACCCACGCGGTAGCCGCGTGGACCAAATGTGGCGAGTGATGTCGGAAACGATTCGGCGATGCGCGGATGCGCCAGCAACACCGGGGGAATGGGGCCGAGTTGCCGCACGGCCGAATCCCCCGGCGTGAGAAGCGCGATACTGGTGGTGTGCAGGAGATCCTGCATGCCGAAGAGCACCGTGTCACCCTGTGTCGCCAGGCTGAACGCTTGCGCTGGCAGTCGATAGGCGCCGAGGTGTGCGTGACGCGTCGTCGAGTAGACACTCATCCGATTGAGCGCGGCATCGGCGATCAGCAACAGCGAATCGCCCACCAGCGCCAGTGCCGTTGGCCCGATGAATTGGCCCATGCCGTTGCCTCGCGTCCCGATGGTTCGACGAAACTGACCGTCGCGCGCGAATTCGAGGACGGTGCCACTGCCGACGTCGGCCACGAACACCGCTGTGGGGCTCACCACTACCGCCGCCGGATCGGTCAAATAGTTCAGTCCATCGCGCTGCAACTCCACCGCTGGATGGGCACTGCCCAGTGTGTCGGCGGCAACAGTGTCGCCCGTGCCCTTGGTGCACCCGCCGCTCATGCCCCACGTGACCATCAGCAGCAGGTACTGTGTCGCACGCACCGCCGATCGGGTCATCTGGTTCCTGGAACGAGTGCAGCAGTGGTTGCTGTGGCCCAGGCAAGTTACTCCTGCCGCGCGGGCAACGCCTGCGGACTGACACTCGCTACCGTCCGTCACGTATTTTCCGGTACCCATGACGACCGCCGCTCCGCCCACCCCCCCCTCAGGCGAGATCGCCTCGCTCCGCGCCGCCCTCAAGGGCCAGTACTCAATCGAGCGGGAGCTCGGCCGAGGCGGCATGGGCATCGTCGTCCTCGCGCGTGACGAGCGACTCGACCGACCGGTGGCCCTCAAGGTGCTTCCGCCGGCCTTGGCCGAACAGCCGGATACCCGCGAGCGATTCCTGCGCGAGGCGCGCATGGCGGCCAAGCTGTCGCACCCCAACATCGTGCCGGTACATCGTGCCGATGACATCGGTGGCTTTGCATTCTTCGCGATGGGATACGTGGATGGCGAGACGCTTGGTGATCGCATTCGCGACCGCGGGTCGCTGCCGCCGGCCGACGTCGTGCGCATCCTGCGCGAAGTCGCGTGGGCGTTGGCCTACGCGCACGCGCGCGGTATCGTGCACCGCGATGTGAAGCCCGAGAATATCCTGCTCGAGCGCAGTACCGGACGCGCCATCGTGACCGACTTCGGCATTGCGCGCGCCGATTTCAATCCGTCGCTGACGCAGGACGGAACCGTGCTGGGCACGGTGCACTACATGAGCCCCGAGCAATCCAGCGGCGATCCGCTGGACGGCCGCAGCGATTTGTATTCACTGGGATGCGTGGGGTTCTTTGCGCTCAGTGGGCAATTGCCGTTTGACGGGCAATCGCCGCAGGGGATCCTGGTCGCCCATGCCACCAAGGAGCCACCCTCGTTGCGCTCGGTCGCACCGCAAGTGCCGACACCATTGGCCGCCGTGATTGACCGCTGCCTGCGCAAGGCACCCGTTGAACGATTTGCGACGGGCGAGGAGTTGGCGGACGCATTGGGCAAGGCCATGGGCGCCGTCGAACACCAGGAACGGGAATCGAACTCCAGCGCGATGCTTTCGAATGATGAGGCGGTGGCCGTGTGGCGGCGGGCGGCCGAGCTGCAGGCGGAGGCGGCGGCCCGACTGGAATCGCGGATGCGTTCGGCCACCGAGACGCGCCAACTCGCGGCGGCAACCGGGACGGCGTCGCATGCCGCCGCCGCGAATGGCGATGCGAACGCGAACACGCCCACGACCGTGCCCACCGATGCCTACCGCCTGCGCGATGTGGAAGCGGCCGCCGCCGAAGTGGGTATCTCGCAACGTTACGTGGCAC
This sequence is a window from Gemmatimonadaceae bacterium. Protein-coding genes within it:
- a CDS encoding serine/threonine protein kinase; amino-acid sequence: MTTAAPPTPPSGEIASLRAALKGQYSIERELGRGGMGIVVLARDERLDRPVALKVLPPALAEQPDTRERFLREARMAAKLSHPNIVPVHRADDIGGFAFFAMGYVDGETLGDRIRDRGSLPPADVVRILREVAWALAYAHARGIVHRDVKPENILLERSTGRAIVTDFGIARADFNPSLTQDGTVLGTVHYMSPEQSSGDPLDGRSDLYSLGCVGFFALSGQLPFDGQSPQGILVAHATKEPPSLRSVAPQVPTPLAAVIDRCLRKAPVERFATGEELADALGKAMGAVEHQERESNSSAMLSNDEAVAVWRRAAELQAEAAARLESRMRSATETRQLAAATGTASHAAAANGDANANTPTTVPTDAYRLRDVEAAAAEVGISQRYVALALAEIKASPDALQRAQPIPEWKEHLTTRLFGTTQRTISVSRIFRYPPRIVLQALGRSLQAAPYSLSLSDTLGGHPLDGGVLVFALPGMADANYKWSYTRYGTFVPEVRVTLAPVPGDPRACEVTMHADLRRGINANLAGYGAFAVGSGAVGSIIGLAIGKKALALAGTALLGPVFGGALALGLGLIAVAGPTYRWGIGKTSQELSDALASVDSSIRSIDIFGEAPPPSSPRLSGGHGDGGFLMGM
- a CDS encoding zinc-dependent metalloprotease — protein: MRIRSLPLVAAGLALAACQPAKKPATTPTPVPTRNAGNTPAPGTPTPGTPTPGTPTPGNPNQPPAGIPNLAGLAGGGGADPNPRPYATVITPRAKSKKGVFDVHQIGSRLYFEIPADQLNKDFVITSVLAGTAASIGINGTLGTDNVIRFERRENRVFVRNINFNNVATDSALSTGRAMSLIGVFPIMTALNVEAYGKDSASVVEVTRMFTGGVTEFVANGRRATVDATRSYIDKFAAFSRNVNVTAVQTYTPQGGAGGLPNIPGLTLGGGPSAVTEAFTFSIVRLPDVPMTPRFMDARVGFFGETKTDFGSPQQRVLPRQYIARWRLECSDKKVGNLCVPKKAITYYVDPATPNWLKPWIKAGIEEWQGAFEGAGFSKGIVAGDVPNDPDFSGEDASVAMVRWLPSPVANAVGPSTTDPRTGEIIDADVQMYHNIMDLQRDWYFSQVGHLDKRAQTFPFPDSLMGRLVQFVAAHEVGHTLGFPHNMKGSSMYPIDSIRSRSWVAKMGHSPSIMDYARFNYIAQPEDGIPLSDLIPKVGPYDKFAVMWGYKPIPGATTPEAERATLDSWARMQDTVPWYRFGGGAVDPGEQSEAIGDADAVKATRLGFRNLRRIVDLVVPASTIDKTADYSLLRSTYGAVLGQWATEANHVTRIVGGSNKQEKAASQSGPVWTVVPRARQKEAVQFLIDEVFATPTAMIKPEILSKLESDGNINRVSGAQGRVLSALVSNAKLQRMVEFEAMAANKSSVYSLGEMLTDLRRGLWKEIYTGAPIDAYRRRLQATYVEAMASKIKPPAANAQDALLAQLLGGGGPAGTRDFRPLLKDEMRTLDRELATAIGKTGDRASRAHLSDVRDQIKAMLDVKD